In a single window of the Clostridia bacterium genome:
- a CDS encoding CarD family transcriptional regulator: protein MFNVGDKIVYPMHGAGIIESIEEREILGQKQNYYVMKMPLGDMKVMIPTHNIGDIGIREVISGLEVDKVLKVLGDQNNSINLNWNKRYRENMTKIKSGNIFEVADVVRSLMLREKEKGLSTGERKMLNSARQILISELVLARGVDPCEIENIINDHISI from the coding sequence ATGTTTAATGTTGGGGACAAGATTGTTTACCCAATGCATGGAGCGGGTATTATTGAATCAATTGAAGAAAGGGAGATTCTTGGACAGAAGCAGAATTACTATGTCATGAAAATGCCACTGGGTGACATGAAGGTAATGATTCCTACGCATAATATCGGGGATATAGGTATCAGGGAAGTTATTAGCGGCCTTGAAGTGGACAAGGTATTGAAAGTTTTGGGAGATCAGAATAACAGTATTAACTTGAACTGGAACAAGCGTTATCGGGAAAACATGACGAAAATTAAAAGTGGCAATATCTTTGAAGTTGCTGATGTTGTCAGGTCATTAATGCTTAGGGAAAAGGAAAAAGGCCTGTCTACAGGAGAACGGAAGATGCTGAACAGTGCCCGCCAGATACTTATAAGCGAGCTTGTACTGGCAAGAGGCGTGGATCCATGTGAAATT
- a CDS encoding DUF1573 domain-containing protein produces MKDIKVDEFQFTASELLVRNKSIIDLITKFQDSNARVNRAVVKSVTQCGCVKIHAKKQAFPEDADFEEVRNAMKTHIDGKLCENCRDLIEKDIGRNLFYLASICNTLDLNLYDILLKELDRVKMLGKYNLR; encoded by the coding sequence TTGAAAGACATAAAAGTGGATGAATTCCAATTTACGGCAAGTGAACTGCTTGTTAGGAATAAAAGCATTATCGATTTAATAACAAAATTTCAGGATTCCAACGCAAGAGTCAATCGCGCAGTAGTGAAATCAGTTACTCAATGTGGCTGTGTAAAGATTCATGCCAAAAAGCAGGCATTTCCCGAGGATGCTGACTTTGAAGAAGTACGTAATGCCATGAAAACGCATATAGACGGGAAGTTATGCGAAAATTGCAGGGATTTGATTGAAAAGGATATCGGTAGAAATTTATTTTACCTTGCCTCAATATGTAATACATTGGATCTGAATTTGTACGATATACTGCTCAAAGAACTGGATAGAGTAAAAATGTTGGGAAAATATAACTTAAGATAA